Proteins encoded by one window of Rutidosis leptorrhynchoides isolate AG116_Rl617_1_P2 chromosome 7, CSIRO_AGI_Rlap_v1, whole genome shotgun sequence:
- the LOC139858550 gene encoding cytochrome P450 81Q32-like: protein MQFLYYVIPLLLLAISIVYEYFLHKHQNLPPRPWLPPLPLIGHLYLINKPLHRCLANLATKHGPIQLLQFGSRRVLVVSSPSAAEECLTKNDIIFANRPRLLAGKYLGYNYTSLVFAPYGDHWRNLRRVSVTEVLSSQRLDQFEVIRNDEVRRMMRKLYLSSFIEGTQVNVKLMLIDLTLNAVMRMISGKRYYYSKDDVITEEENEKAHRFQEIVTEILQLSGATNIGDYLPLFRWFGVSKLEKRLIALQAKRDLFMQELIDELKESMKNFSDAKQKRNMIQMLLSSQETEPQFYTEQMIRSIMLVILGGGTDTSILTMQWAMSLLLNNPSVLNKARVEIDNYVGSDRRIKEADLANLPYLGCIIKETMRMYPVGPLLPHESSKDCKVGGYHVPKDTMLLVNVWGIQNDPNIWEDPKTFKPERFEGLHGYRDGFKLMPFGFGRRSCPGEGMAMRMVGLGLGSLIQCFDWERTSESKIDMSEGTEGISMPKAKNLVASFRPRPSMLNLVSQL from the exons ATGCAATTTTTATATTATGTCATCCCATTATTATTACTAGCCATTTCCATAGTATATGAATACTTCCTTCACAAACACCAAAACCTCCCACCAAGACCATGGCTTCCTCCTCTACCTTTAATTGGCCACCTCTATCTTATCAACAAGCCACTCCACAGGTGCCTTGCAAACCTCGCAACCAAACACGGCCCAATCCAGCTCTTGCAATTCGGCTCACGTCGAGTCCTTGTGGTCTCATCTCCCTCCGCCGCCGAAGAATGTCTTACCAAGAACGATATCATATTCGCTAACCGTCCTCGTCTTCTTGCAGGGAAATATCTTGGCTACAATTACACTAGCCTTGTCTTTGCTCCCTATGGGGACCACTGGAGGAACCTTCGACGTGTCTCCGTTACTGAAGTACTTTCGTCTCAAAGACTCGATCAATTTGAGGTTATACGCAATGATGAAGTACGCCGAATGATGCGTAAACTATATCTGTCTTCATTTATAGAAGGCACTCAAGTAAATGTTAAGCTTATGTTGATTGACTTGACACTAAACGCGGTTATGAGAATGATATCTGGAAAGAGATATTATTACAGTAAAGATGATGTTATTACAGAAGAAGAGAATGAAAAGGCGCATCGGTTTCAGGAGATTGTGACAGAGATTTTGCAGCTTAGTGGGGCTACAAATATAGGAGATTATTTGCCTTTATTCAGGTGGTTTGGAGTAAGCAAATTGGAAAAGCGATTAATTGCTTTGCAAGCTAAGAGAGACTTGTTTATGCAAGAGCTGATTGATGAGCTTAAAGAGAGTATGAAGAATTTTAGTGATGCGAAGCAGAAAAGGAATATGATTCAAATGTTATTATCATCGCAAGAAACTGAGCCACAGTTTTACACTGAACAAATGATCAGAAGCATAATGCTG GTGATACTAGGTGGTGGGACTGATACGTCAATATTAACTATGCAGTGGGCGATGTCTCTTTTACTAAACAATCCAAGTGTATTAAACAAGGCACGAGTTGAGATCGACAATTATGTGGGATCCGATCGTCGTATTAAAGAAGCAGACTTGGCCAATTTACCTTATCTTGGttgcatcataaaggaaaccatgcGAATGTACCCAGTTGGTCCTCTATTGCCTCATGAGTCATCAAAAGATTGCAAGGTTGGAGGATATCATGTCCCTAAAGACACAATGCTTTTAGTTAACGTGTGGGGAATACAAAACGATCCGAACATATGGGAGGACCCAAAAACATTTAAGCCCGAGAGGTTTGAAGGTTTACATGGGTATAGAGATGGTTTCAAGTTAATGCCGTTTGGGTTTGGAAGGAGAAGTTGTCCAGGTGAAGGAATGGCGATGCGAATGGTCGGTTTGGGTCTCGGGTCTCTGATTCAATGCTTTGATTGGGAACGAACAAGTGAGAGCAAGATTGACATGAGCGAAGGGACCGAGGGAATAAGCATGCCAAAAGCTAAAAACTTGGTAGCAAGTTTTCGCCCCCGTCCTTCAATGTTAAATCTAGTATCTCAACTTTGA